From one Flavobacteriales bacterium genomic stretch:
- a CDS encoding glycosyltransferase family 2 protein has protein sequence MYLGQKVVIVLPAYRAAQTLEQTYREIPFDIVDEVVLVDDKSPDNTVEVAKALGIKHVVVHEQNKGYGGNQKTCYDTAKKLGADIVVMLHPDYQYTPKLLTSMIALIGNDVYPVVFGSRILGKGALKGGMPMYKYIANRWLTFTQNMLCGQKLSEYHTGYRAFHRKVLDACPYHLCSDDFVFDNQMIGQIFWHGFDVAEITCPTKYFDEASSINFSRSMTYGFGVLNVSWRYFLARTGIMGWKLLGERKAA, from the coding sequence ATGTACCTCGGACAGAAAGTCGTGATCGTGCTGCCTGCTTATCGCGCAGCGCAAACCCTGGAGCAGACCTACCGCGAGATCCCCTTCGACATCGTGGACGAAGTGGTACTGGTGGATGACAAGAGCCCGGACAACACGGTTGAGGTGGCCAAGGCGCTCGGCATCAAGCACGTGGTGGTGCACGAGCAGAACAAGGGCTACGGCGGCAACCAGAAGACCTGCTACGACACCGCTAAGAAGCTGGGCGCCGACATCGTGGTGATGCTGCACCCCGACTACCAGTACACGCCCAAGCTGCTCACGAGCATGATCGCGCTCATCGGCAACGATGTGTACCCGGTGGTCTTCGGATCCCGGATCCTGGGCAAGGGCGCTCTCAAGGGCGGCATGCCCATGTACAAGTACATCGCCAACCGCTGGCTCACCTTCACGCAGAACATGCTCTGCGGGCAGAAGCTCAGCGAGTACCACACCGGCTACCGCGCCTTCCACCGGAAGGTGCTCGATGCCTGTCCTTATCACCTCTGCTCAGACGACTTCGTGTTCGACAACCAGATGATCGGCCAGATCTTCTGGCACGGCTTCGACGTGGCTGAGATCACCTGCCCCACCAAGTACTTCGACGAGGCCAGCTCGATCAACTTCAGCCGCAGCATGACCTACGGCTTCGGCGTGCTGAACGTGAGCTGGCGCTATTTCCTGGCGCGCACCGGCATCATGGGCTGGAAGCTCCTGGGAGAGCGCAAGGCCGCCTGA
- a CDS encoding glycosyltransferase family 39 protein gives MPSHGRLQLLIITIAALLFIPGLGAVHLFDWDEINFAELAREMVVSGDWLRPQMHFEAFHEKPPLFIWMQVLSMKAFGVGEFAARFPNAICGIVTLWLLYRIGEQLRGRVFGMWWAMAYIGSILPHLYFRSGIIDPWFNLFIFLGLHAIITLAAQDPKRDPRAINARNDRYAWVAGLFLGLAVLTKGPVGVLVPGLAVLVFWAWRRFRFVLSLRRISLIALAALLTVSAWALIDLVRNGPDFMIAFFWRQVAMLTTEDAGHGGFFGYHFAVLLIGCFPASLFALQELLKPTRTTDAHENDHRRWMVILFWVVLILFSIVKTKIVHYSSLCYFPLTYLAALQLERIWKKNEGFGWSRFALGALGASIAVIVIVAPFAGMNIELIKPLFAQDPFALANLDAEVNWTGLEALAGVVLLGGLIAGHVLHARKRIRAAVLSVFAGGALFVTTTLFFFIKNIEGYSQRAAVEFFKSKSDERCWLLTKGYKSYVPEFYGRVKEAQPDEATLWRGPIDRPVYLACKVTHEEEVTALGTFREVSRRNGFVFFERRP, from the coding sequence ATGCCTTCACATGGCCGCTTGCAGCTGCTGATCATCACGATCGCCGCGCTGCTCTTCATCCCAGGTCTGGGCGCGGTTCATCTCTTCGATTGGGACGAGATCAACTTCGCGGAGCTCGCGCGCGAGATGGTGGTGAGCGGCGATTGGCTGCGCCCGCAGATGCACTTCGAGGCCTTCCACGAGAAGCCGCCCCTCTTCATCTGGATGCAGGTGCTCAGCATGAAGGCCTTCGGCGTGGGCGAGTTCGCCGCACGCTTCCCCAACGCCATCTGCGGCATCGTCACGCTCTGGCTGCTCTATCGCATCGGCGAGCAACTGCGTGGCCGGGTCTTCGGCATGTGGTGGGCAATGGCGTACATCGGCTCCATCCTGCCGCACCTCTACTTCCGCAGCGGCATCATCGATCCGTGGTTCAACCTCTTCATCTTCCTCGGGCTGCACGCCATCATCACGTTGGCGGCGCAGGACCCCAAGCGTGACCCGCGCGCCATCAATGCGCGCAATGACCGTTACGCCTGGGTCGCTGGCCTATTTCTCGGCCTTGCGGTGCTGACCAAAGGTCCAGTGGGCGTGCTGGTGCCCGGGCTCGCGGTGCTCGTTTTCTGGGCCTGGAGGCGCTTCCGCTTCGTGCTGAGCCTTCGCAGGATCAGCCTCATCGCGCTCGCCGCCTTGCTCACGGTATCTGCTTGGGCGCTGATCGACCTGGTGCGCAACGGACCGGATTTCATGATCGCCTTCTTCTGGCGGCAAGTGGCCATGCTCACCACGGAGGATGCCGGCCACGGCGGCTTCTTCGGCTACCACTTCGCTGTGCTGCTCATCGGCTGCTTCCCGGCATCGCTGTTCGCATTGCAGGAACTGCTGAAGCCTACGCGCACCACCGATGCGCATGAGAATGACCACCGCCGGTGGATGGTGATCCTCTTCTGGGTGGTGCTCATCCTCTTCAGCATCGTGAAGACCAAGATCGTGCACTACAGCAGCCTCTGCTACTTCCCGCTCACCTACCTCGCCGCGCTGCAACTCGAGCGCATCTGGAAAAAGAATGAAGGCTTCGGATGGAGCCGTTTCGCCCTAGGCGCATTAGGCGCGTCCATCGCGGTGATCGTGATCGTGGCGCCCTTCGCGGGAATGAACATCGAGTTGATCAAACCGCTCTTCGCGCAGGACCCCTTCGCGCTGGCCAACCTCGATGCCGAAGTGAATTGGACAGGCCTGGAGGCTCTTGCCGGAGTTGTCCTGCTCGGCGGATTGATCGCCGGCCATGTGCTGCACGCCCGCAAGCGGATTCGCGCGGCGGTGCTCAGCGTCTTCGCAGGAGGAGCACTCTTCGTGACGACCACCTTGTTCTTCTTCATCAAGAACATCGAGGGATACTCGCAGCGAGCAGCCGTTGAGTTCTTCAAGAGCAAGTCCGATGAGCGGTGCTGGCTGCTCACCAAGGGCTACAAGAGCTATGTGCCGGAATTCTATGGAAGGGTGAAGGAGGCACAGCCCGATGAGGCCACGCTCTGGCGCGGACCTATTGACCGGCCGGTGTATCTGGCGTGCAAGGTGACCCATGAGGAGGAAGTGACGGCGCTCGGCACCTTCCGCGAGGTGTCCCGCAGGAACGGGTTCGTCTTCTTCGAGCGAAGGCCGTAG
- a CDS encoding T9SS type A sorting domain-containing protein: MSLRYTLKLVSFLIIGAIPFRGLAQGDTCTTALQVVSGIHLANGPSTGYAGPGCGTGQNGDWYLYTPNFTGTVVVSSCHPLSNMFEHDTYVKVFSGDCSSLTCLGFNDDYVMAGQQCSANSFASYMMLNVTAGTNYYIVWVDAFDSGPFFWELSECAGTVTGVTYRDLNANGARDIGELQVNAMLTINPGGMNSYSGADPYSFCSALGDYTITAAPPQYHTVTPASQSYSVPVQGTQVVGMDFGFQPVPGIYDAAVNLWGQNAWIGNNTHLYVGYENLGSEPVNAAITLTLDLALSFVSASVAPTSVSGQTITWALPTLPPFSEGIIDVTVFTSITTAPQAPVLNYVVLTTTEVDIDITNNLDDQHATAVTAIDPNDKHVSATSITPDDVADQKLLEYTINFQNTGTAPAVNIVIKDSLDADWDLSTFEMIGATHPFTLTITEEVAIWTFAEIMLPDSTTDEPNSHGSIHYRMAPKNSLVLGDQLTNRADIYFDYNAPVLTNTTVTTVELSTGMADSGMGSGLLIAPSPSTGMVNMHWSDVHAGNAQLNVHDALGRVVFTMSIASGSNARSIDLGFLPAGSYVARLNSGAEAWARFAIQH; the protein is encoded by the coding sequence ATGAGCCTTCGTTACACCCTGAAGCTCGTCTCGTTCCTGATCATCGGCGCGATCCCGTTCCGCGGCCTAGCGCAAGGCGACACGTGCACCACTGCGCTGCAAGTGGTGAGCGGCATACACCTCGCCAACGGTCCCAGCACAGGCTACGCCGGCCCAGGATGCGGAACCGGCCAGAACGGGGACTGGTATCTGTACACGCCCAACTTTACCGGGACCGTTGTCGTGAGTAGCTGTCACCCGCTGAGCAACATGTTCGAACATGACACCTACGTGAAGGTGTTCTCGGGCGACTGCTCGAGCCTGACCTGCCTGGGCTTCAACGACGATTATGTCATGGCGGGCCAGCAATGCAGCGCGAACAGCTTCGCTTCCTACATGATGCTCAATGTCACCGCAGGCACCAATTACTACATCGTGTGGGTAGATGCTTTCGATAGTGGTCCCTTCTTCTGGGAATTGAGCGAATGCGCAGGCACCGTGACCGGGGTTACGTATCGCGACCTCAACGCGAACGGCGCCAGGGACATCGGTGAGCTGCAGGTGAACGCCATGCTCACCATCAACCCCGGAGGCATGAACTCCTATTCCGGTGCAGACCCTTACTCATTCTGCAGCGCTTTGGGCGACTACACCATCACGGCCGCTCCGCCGCAGTACCATACGGTGACACCGGCATCACAGAGCTATTCCGTTCCTGTTCAAGGCACGCAAGTGGTGGGCATGGACTTCGGCTTCCAACCTGTTCCGGGCATCTATGACGCCGCGGTGAACCTCTGGGGCCAGAACGCGTGGATCGGCAACAACACGCATCTCTACGTGGGCTACGAGAACCTCGGCAGCGAGCCGGTCAACGCCGCCATCACGCTGACGCTCGATCTGGCGCTGAGCTTCGTTTCAGCGAGCGTAGCGCCGACGAGCGTGAGTGGTCAGACCATTACTTGGGCATTGCCCACGCTGCCCCCCTTCAGCGAAGGCATCATCGATGTCACGGTCTTCACGTCCATCACCACCGCGCCGCAGGCCCCGGTGCTCAACTATGTGGTGCTCACCACCACCGAGGTCGACATCGACATAACGAACAACCTGGACGACCAGCATGCGACCGCCGTTACCGCGATCGACCCCAACGACAAGCATGTGAGCGCGACCTCCATCACGCCTGATGACGTGGCCGACCAGAAGCTCTTGGAGTACACCATCAACTTCCAGAACACGGGAACCGCACCTGCGGTGAACATCGTGATCAAGGACAGCCTCGATGCCGACTGGGACCTGAGCACCTTCGAGATGATCGGCGCTACGCACCCCTTCACGCTCACCATTACCGAGGAAGTCGCCATCTGGACCTTCGCCGAGATCATGCTGCCGGACAGCACCACCGACGAGCCCAACAGCCACGGCAGCATCCACTACCGCATGGCACCGAAGAACAGCCTCGTGCTGGGCGACCAGCTCACCAACCGCGCCGATATCTACTTCGACTACAATGCGCCTGTCCTCACCAACACCACGGTGACCACGGTGGAACTGAGCACGGGCATGGCGGACAGCGGCATGGGCAGTGGCCTGCTCATCGCACCCTCGCCCAGCACAGGCATGGTGAACATGCACTGGAGCGATGTGCATGCGGGCAATGCGCAGCTGAACGTGCATGATGCCTTGGGCCGCGTGGTGTTCACGATGAGCATCGCCAGCGGCAGCAATGCACGCAGCATCGACCTCGGCTTTCTGCCTGCTGGCAGCTATGTGGCGCGGCTCAACAGCGGTGCTGAGGCTTGGGCCCGCTTCGCGATCCAGCACTGA
- a CDS encoding aminotransferase class I/II-fold pyridoxal phosphate-dependent enzyme encodes MDLSEILTHLGEDRERGYDAVVPPIVQSGNFTYPTVAAMRAVVQQEFDRPLYTRGYNPTVAMLRKKIAALEHAEDALVFSSGSAAIAAAVIAFTKAGDHIVCVQKPYSWTKKLLAELLLRFGVEHTFVDGTDAENYRRAIRPNTAFFILESPNSLTFELQDIAAVCVIAKEHGILTLCDNSFNSPLFQNPIDLGIDLVAHSATKYLNGHSDVVAGVLAGTHAHILQVMAKEFMTLGAAPSPHDAWLLMRGLRTLPLRMERSADNAEKVATFLNAHPKITRLHWPGLPSHPQHELAKRQMKRVAGAMTIELNAPDVAAVERFCDNLKSFLIAVSWGGYESLQWPVCALQGPSGYYSDLPFNMVRLYVGLEDPAVLIADLEQGLGRI; translated from the coding sequence ATGGACCTGAGCGAGATCCTCACCCACCTCGGCGAAGACCGCGAGCGCGGCTACGATGCCGTGGTGCCGCCCATTGTGCAGAGCGGCAACTTCACTTACCCCACCGTGGCCGCCATGCGCGCGGTTGTGCAACAGGAGTTCGACCGGCCGCTGTACACGCGCGGCTACAATCCAACGGTGGCCATGCTGCGGAAGAAGATCGCGGCGCTGGAGCATGCCGAGGATGCGTTGGTCTTCAGCAGCGGCAGCGCGGCCATCGCGGCGGCGGTGATCGCCTTCACCAAGGCGGGCGACCACATCGTGTGCGTGCAGAAGCCCTACAGCTGGACCAAGAAGCTGCTGGCCGAACTGCTCCTGCGCTTCGGCGTGGAGCACACTTTCGTCGATGGCACTGACGCGGAGAACTACCGCCGCGCGATAAGGCCGAACACGGCCTTCTTCATCCTGGAGAGCCCCAATTCGCTCACCTTCGAGTTGCAGGACATCGCCGCCGTGTGCGTCATCGCGAAGGAGCACGGCATCCTCACGCTCTGCGACAACAGCTTCAACAGTCCGCTCTTCCAGAACCCTATCGATCTCGGCATCGACCTAGTGGCGCACAGCGCGACGAAGTACCTGAACGGACACAGCGATGTGGTGGCGGGCGTTCTCGCCGGCACACATGCGCACATACTTCAGGTGATGGCGAAGGAATTCATGACGCTCGGCGCAGCACCTTCACCGCACGATGCGTGGCTCTTGATGCGCGGCCTGCGCACATTACCGTTACGCATGGAGCGCAGCGCGGACAACGCGGAGAAGGTCGCCACCTTCCTGAACGCCCATCCGAAGATCACGCGCTTGCATTGGCCCGGACTGCCGAGCCATCCACAGCATGAACTCGCGAAGCGCCAGATGAAACGCGTCGCCGGTGCAATGACGATCGAACTCAACGCACCGGACGTCGCAGCGGTCGAACGCTTCTGTGACAACCTGAAGAGCTTCCTGATCGCAGTGAGTTGGGGTGGTTACGAAAGCCTACAGTGGCCGGTGTGCGCGTTGCAAGGGCCGAGCGGTTACTATAGTGATCTGCCCTTCAACATGGTGCGCTTGTATGTCGGCCTAGAGGACCCCGCTGTCCTCATCGCTGATCTGGAACAAGGACTTGGGCGGATCTGA